The Lactobacillus sp. CBA3605 genome contains a region encoding:
- a CDS encoding helix-turn-helix transcriptional regulator gives MTIELKQQISGDQQRVAIFKALADQNRLRIIRVLYQTNREMTCSEVGAQLKISKSTVSYHFKALRLVGLTNTRRVAQTKYLSLRPATFDQYLPGFLSTL, from the coding sequence ATGACTATCGAACTAAAGCAACAAATTAGTGGAGACCAACAACGTGTCGCAATTTTTAAAGCTTTGGCCGACCAAAACCGATTGCGAATTATCCGAGTGCTTTATCAGACGAACCGTGAAATGACTTGCAGTGAGGTAGGTGCGCAATTAAAGATTAGCAAGTCCACGGTGTCTTATCATTTTAAAGCCTTACGATTAGTTGGTTTAACTAATACACGACGCGTGGCGCAGACGAAATATTTGTCTTTACGTCCGGCAACGTTTGACCAGTATTTACCTGGATTTTTAAGCACATTATAA